The Nitrospira tepida genome includes a window with the following:
- a CDS encoding ArnT family glycosyltransferase, which yields MAVIVRLAALWIVPAPPIDDSAQAAYLAGAHKLLHGEGFRDPSYPIYAPPLYGMFIAFLQSIFGEDLGPVKIVQVMVDSVTVILVFLIMREIFNARTGLLAAAVLAVYPFAIYLAISIAAEPLVTCLLAGFVLLVIYAVRLQDLRYFAAAGIVLGLATLTRGATQFLPFLLVFVLVFLIRGGKQVLISYMVCLAGFVLVISPWTVRNLVVLDDVIPVATAGGIVILMGSNETYLTIPGKTEMNEKYPPPQGIKPSEVDRYWRNAGITEHLRHLQADPIGFVTFNIAKFFRLWYATESGDNHQWTLGGNLPLYLLACVGLVIALRTQQYLVLIPLFVIGYYALLHWASLPLFRYMMPVMPYVIGLASFGALGWANQIGFVQRFPETLLSATSKQPSLDSHPER from the coding sequence GTGGCGGTGATCGTTCGATTGGCGGCGCTGTGGATCGTCCCCGCTCCTCCGATTGACGATAGCGCGCAGGCCGCCTATTTGGCCGGGGCTCACAAGCTCCTCCATGGAGAAGGCTTTCGGGACCCCTCGTATCCGATCTACGCTCCTCCTCTCTACGGGATGTTCATTGCATTTTTGCAATCCATCTTCGGGGAGGATCTTGGGCCTGTGAAAATCGTGCAGGTCATGGTTGACTCGGTCACGGTGATCTTAGTGTTCTTGATCATGCGGGAAATTTTTAATGCGCGAACGGGCCTTTTGGCTGCTGCCGTCCTGGCCGTGTATCCATTCGCCATCTATCTGGCAATCTCGATTGCCGCCGAACCGCTGGTCACTTGCTTGTTAGCGGGGTTTGTTCTTCTGGTTATCTATGCCGTGCGCTTACAGGATCTGAGGTACTTTGCCGCCGCTGGCATTGTGTTGGGTTTAGCGACCTTAACTCGCGGGGCCACACAGTTCCTTCCATTTCTCCTTGTCTTTGTGTTGGTATTTCTTATCAGGGGTGGAAAGCAAGTCTTGATCTCTTACATGGTCTGTCTTGCTGGTTTTGTGCTTGTCATCTCACCGTGGACAGTAAGGAATCTCGTAGTGCTCGATGACGTGATCCCTGTGGCCACCGCCGGAGGCATTGTCATCCTGATGGGATCGAACGAGACGTACCTGACGATTCCTGGAAAGACGGAAATGAATGAGAAGTATCCTCCTCCTCAGGGAATCAAGCCCTCCGAAGTCGATAGATATTGGAGAAACGCAGGCATAACCGAACATCTGCGTCATCTACAGGCGGATCCGATAGGTTTTGTCACATTCAATATCGCGAAGTTTTTCAGGCTGTGGTATGCAACCGAATCCGGAGACAACCATCAATGGACGCTCGGCGGAAACCTGCCGCTCTATCTTCTCGCCTGTGTGGGGTTAGTCATTGCGCTGAGAACGCAGCAGTATCTCGTACTGATCCCCCTGTTTGTCATCGGGTATTACGCGTTGCTCCATTGGGCCAGTCTCCCGTTATTCCGCTACATGATGCCGGTCATGCCCTATGTCATTGGATTGGCATCGTTCGGGGCTTTAGGATGGGCCAATCAGATCGGCTTCGTTCAAAGATTTCCCGAAACGTTGCTATCAGCGACTTCCAAGCAACCGTCCCTTGATTCTCATCCTGAGCGCTAA
- a CDS encoding type II secretion system protein, producing MKDSGVTLLELLVTVTILSVLASVAVPLHRVSVKRGKELELRQHLRVMRAAIDLFKTEWNREGDTLLGVQCIKNKLTCRDVSGPYGYPKSLRALLGVELTSQEATVKGVAVRRYLRAIPVDPLTGKNEWRLRCYQDPPTADSWCGTDIYDVSTKSEEVALDGTKYKDW from the coding sequence ATGAAGGATTCCGGCGTCACATTGCTGGAATTGCTGGTGACGGTGACGATCCTCTCCGTGCTGGCGTCGGTGGCGGTGCCGCTGCATCGGGTCTCCGTGAAGCGCGGCAAGGAACTGGAGCTCCGGCAGCACTTGCGCGTCATGCGCGCGGCGATTGATCTCTTCAAGACCGAATGGAACCGCGAGGGCGACACCTTGCTCGGGGTGCAATGCATCAAGAACAAGCTGACCTGCCGGGACGTGAGCGGCCCCTATGGGTATCCGAAATCCCTGCGCGCCTTGCTCGGGGTCGAGTTGACGAGCCAGGAGGCGACCGTGAAGGGGGTGGCGGTGCGGCGGTACTTGCGGGCCATTCCGGTCGATCCGTTGACGGGCAAGAACGAATGGCGGCTCCGTTGCTACCAGGACCCTCCCACGGCCGATTCGTGGTGCGGCACGGACATCTATGACGTCTCCACGAAGAGCGAAGAAGTGGCGCTGGATGGCACCAAGTATAAAGATTGGTGA
- a CDS encoding nucleotide sugar dehydrogenase, with amino-acid sequence MSQSRVARQIAVVGLGYVGLPIAVAFGKQTPVIGFDIDKTKIEELRRGIDRTREVSPADLQASRVTYTAEPSDLKAADFIIVAVPTPIDDALQPDMKALRMASELIGDNLSRGAIVVYESTVYPGATEEICRPILEKRSRLTCGVDFKIGYSPERINPGDKAHTLETIVKVVSAQDEETLEIVANTYALVVKAGIHRASSIRVAEAAKVIENTQRDLNIALMNELALIFDRLGIDTKSVLEAAGTKWNFLKFTPGLVGGHCIGVDPYYLTAKAESVGYHPQVILAGRRINNGMGKFVAEKTIKLLGRVDRPMKQLRVGVLGLTFKENVPDLRNSRVPDIIRELRDFGVEVLVHDPLAEAEEAVAEYGIHLMPWEQITNVDALILAVAHTAYLDMGAPKLLAVLRAPSEGVLIDVKACLDAKTIPPTIAYWRL; translated from the coding sequence ATGAGTCAGTCGCGGGTTGCTCGGCAGATTGCGGTGGTCGGCCTGGGGTACGTCGGGTTGCCGATTGCGGTCGCGTTCGGCAAGCAGACTCCTGTCATCGGCTTTGACATCGATAAGACGAAAATCGAGGAGCTGCGCCGCGGCATCGACCGAACACGCGAGGTCTCGCCGGCCGACCTTCAGGCCTCACGAGTGACCTATACGGCTGAACCGTCGGATTTGAAGGCCGCCGACTTCATCATTGTGGCGGTGCCGACGCCGATCGACGACGCGCTCCAGCCCGACATGAAGGCGTTGCGGATGGCCTCGGAACTGATCGGCGACAACCTGTCGCGGGGCGCGATTGTCGTCTATGAATCGACCGTCTACCCCGGGGCGACCGAGGAAATCTGCCGGCCCATCCTGGAGAAACGTTCCCGACTCACATGCGGCGTTGATTTCAAGATCGGCTATTCGCCCGAACGCATCAATCCGGGAGACAAGGCCCATACGCTGGAAACGATCGTCAAGGTCGTCTCCGCCCAGGACGAGGAGACGTTGGAGATCGTGGCCAACACCTATGCCCTGGTGGTGAAGGCCGGCATTCACCGCGCGTCGAGCATCCGCGTGGCGGAAGCGGCCAAGGTGATCGAGAATACCCAGCGCGATTTGAATATCGCCCTGATGAATGAGCTGGCGTTGATCTTTGACCGGCTCGGCATCGATACCAAGTCGGTGCTCGAGGCGGCCGGAACCAAATGGAACTTCTTGAAATTCACGCCGGGCCTGGTCGGCGGCCACTGCATCGGGGTGGACCCCTATTACTTGACGGCCAAAGCGGAATCGGTCGGCTACCATCCCCAGGTGATTCTCGCCGGACGGCGCATCAACAATGGGATGGGTAAATTCGTGGCCGAAAAGACGATCAAACTCTTGGGCCGGGTCGATCGCCCCATGAAACAGCTCCGTGTGGGGGTGCTGGGCCTCACCTTCAAAGAGAACGTGCCGGATCTGCGGAACAGCCGCGTGCCGGATATCATCCGCGAGTTGCGCGATTTCGGCGTGGAGGTCCTGGTGCATGACCCGCTGGCGGAGGCCGAGGAAGCGGTGGCGGAATACGGCATTCATTTGATGCCGTGGGAGCAGATCACGAACGTGGATGCGCTGATCCTGGCCGTCGCGCACACCGCCTATCTGGACATGGGAGCGCCGAAGCTCTTGGCGGTGCTGCGGGCGCCGTCGGAGGGGGTGTTGATCGACGTCAAGGCTTGTCTCGATGCGAAGACGATCCCGCCAACCATTGCCTACTGGCGGTTATAA
- a CDS encoding BACON domain-containing protein, with the protein MNAAQVTVQPKIGLSPSSLAFTATQGGANPANQTVAVTNTGTGTLTWTVADNVNWLTATQSGSSIVAGVNLSGLAAGTYNGAITVSASGATNTPQTIPVSLTVAAAPVASPTIALSPTSLAFSGTQGGTNPASKTVTVSNTGGGTLTWTASDNANWLTATQSGSSIVAGVNLSGLAAGTYNGAITVSATGATNTPQTIPVTLTVTAAPAPAPTPASSISATPASISITVPAGTTAVQEFTFDINSSGGSTGWSINDPAYWILRDPSSGSTPSKMHGYVYPEFFKTAGTYSATFTITPSSSAITPISVPVTLTVTGSQTQPTQPSIGLSPTSLAFTGTQGGSNPSSKTITVSNTGSGTLSWTVADNANWLTATQSGSSIVAGVNLSGLAAGTYNGVITVSATGATNTPQTIPVALTVTASGSTTTGSVTLTWNANTEQDLGGYKIYRATSSGAYGAPIATINGNVTSYVASGLPTGTTYFFVVTAFDNSGNESSYSNEVSKSLY; encoded by the coding sequence GTGAATGCTGCACAGGTGACCGTGCAGCCCAAGATCGGCTTGAGTCCCAGCAGCTTGGCCTTTACGGCAACACAGGGCGGGGCCAATCCGGCCAATCAAACCGTCGCCGTCACCAACACCGGCACCGGGACCCTCACCTGGACGGTCGCGGACAACGTCAACTGGTTGACCGCCACCCAGTCCGGCAGCTCTATCGTCGCAGGTGTGAACCTCTCCGGGCTGGCCGCCGGGACCTATAATGGCGCCATCACCGTAAGCGCCAGCGGCGCCACCAATACGCCACAGACGATCCCGGTCAGCTTGACCGTGGCCGCCGCACCCGTGGCTTCGCCGACAATCGCGCTGAGTCCGACGAGTTTGGCATTTAGCGGAACCCAAGGCGGGACCAACCCTGCCAGCAAGACCGTGACGGTCTCCAACACCGGTGGCGGCACCCTGACTTGGACCGCCAGCGACAATGCCAACTGGTTGACCGCCACCCAGTCCGGCAGCTCCATCGTCGCAGGCGTGAACCTCTCCGGGTTGGCGGCCGGGACCTACAATGGCGCCATCACCGTGAGCGCGACCGGAGCCACCAACACACCGCAGACGATCCCGGTAACATTAACAGTCACGGCTGCACCGGCCCCAGCGCCTACTCCCGCATCGAGCATCAGTGCGACCCCCGCTAGTATTTCGATCACGGTTCCAGCAGGAACCACCGCCGTTCAAGAGTTTACTTTCGATATCAACAGTTCCGGGGGAAGTACGGGTTGGTCCATTAATGATCCCGCCTATTGGATCCTTCGAGATCCTTCATCGGGAAGCACACCGTCCAAAATGCATGGTTATGTATACCCGGAGTTCTTTAAGACCGCCGGAACCTACAGCGCCACCTTCACAATTACTCCGTCCAGCTCCGCCATCACCCCTATTTCAGTTCCAGTCACATTGACTGTCACGGGGTCTCAGACTCAACCGACGCAACCGAGCATTGGATTGAGTCCCACGAGTCTCGCATTCACTGGAACACAAGGAGGAAGCAACCCGAGCAGCAAGACCATCACCGTCTCCAATACCGGCAGCGGGACCTTGAGCTGGACGGTCGCGGACAATGCAAACTGGCTCACCGCCACCCAATCCGGCAGTTCCATCGTGGCGGGTGTGAACCTCTCCGGGTTGGCGGCCGGCACCTATAACGGAGTTATCACCGTCTCGGCCACCGGGGCCACCAACACGCCGCAGACTATTCCAGTGGCGTTGACGGTGACTGCCTCCGGCTCAACAACAACAGGATCGGTCACGCTCACGTGGAACGCCAACACTGAACAGGATCTGGGCGGGTACAAGATCTATCGTGCAACCTCGTCCGGAGCCTACGGCGCCCCCATCGCCACGATCAACGGGAACGTGACCAGTTACGTGGCCAGCGGGCTGCCCACGGGGACGACCTATTTCTTCGTCGTCACCGCGTTCGACAACAGCGGCAATGAAAGCTCGTATTCCAACGAAGTGAGCAAGAGCCTGTACTGA
- a CDS encoding glycosyltransferase family 2 protein — translation MKRQEQPVETEHTLVETAAQIEVTIVMPCLNEADTLETCVKKAQRALRDSGIVGEVIVADNGSTDGSQAIALAMGARLVPVSAKGYGNALMGGIAAARGKYVIMGDADDSYDFLEVPKFVEKLRQGYVLVQGCRLPWGGGTIAKGAMPFLHRWWGNPMFTLMAKSWFSSPIHDVYCGLRGFSKELYERLNLRCTGMEFATEMIIKASLYGEKIAEVPITLHPDGRKSHPPHLKTFRDGWRTLRFFLIYSPRWLFFVPGLALIVLGLVGYGLAMPGVRIQGVTFDAHTLLFASLAIICGAQSIWFALFSKTFAISEGLLPEDPRLNRFFQVATLERGLILASGALLLGVGLLLAAINEWRIVGFGSLDYAKTMRMVVPGSTLVALGFQTILSSFFVSILGMRRR, via the coding sequence ATGAAACGACAAGAGCAACCTGTTGAAACGGAACATACTCTGGTGGAAACCGCCGCTCAGATTGAAGTCACGATTGTCATGCCTTGTCTGAATGAGGCAGACACCCTTGAAACATGCGTGAAGAAAGCTCAGCGGGCACTGCGAGACAGCGGGATCGTCGGTGAAGTGATTGTGGCTGATAATGGCAGCACGGATGGATCCCAAGCCATCGCCTTGGCCATGGGGGCGCGGTTGGTTCCTGTGTCTGCCAAAGGTTACGGCAACGCGTTGATGGGAGGCATTGCGGCTGCCCGCGGCAAATACGTCATTATGGGAGATGCCGACGACAGCTATGACTTCCTTGAGGTCCCCAAATTCGTCGAGAAACTCAGGCAGGGGTATGTTCTGGTACAGGGATGTCGACTCCCCTGGGGCGGAGGCACAATCGCAAAGGGCGCGATGCCCTTTCTGCATCGATGGTGGGGCAATCCGATGTTTACGTTGATGGCCAAATCCTGGTTTTCATCGCCGATTCACGACGTCTATTGCGGATTGCGGGGGTTTTCGAAGGAACTCTATGAACGGTTGAATTTGCGCTGTACAGGGATGGAATTTGCCACGGAAATGATCATCAAGGCCAGTCTGTACGGAGAGAAGATTGCCGAAGTTCCCATTACACTGCACCCGGATGGCCGCAAGTCGCATCCCCCCCATCTCAAGACGTTTCGCGACGGGTGGAGGACTCTCCGCTTCTTCTTAATCTATAGCCCGCGGTGGCTCTTCTTCGTTCCGGGGCTTGCGCTCATCGTGCTCGGGCTTGTGGGATATGGATTGGCGATGCCAGGAGTGAGGATACAGGGGGTGACTTTTGATGCCCATACCCTGCTCTTTGCGAGTCTTGCCATCATCTGTGGCGCTCAGTCGATCTGGTTCGCGTTGTTCTCGAAGACCTTTGCGATCAGCGAGGGACTGCTCCCAGAGGATCCCCGGCTTAATCGTTTCTTTCAAGTCGCAACGCTTGAACGAGGGCTTATCCTGGCGTCGGGCGCCCTGTTGCTTGGAGTAGGGCTGCTATTGGCAGCAATCAACGAATGGAGGATAGTCGGTTTTGGAAGTCTGGATTACGCGAAAACGATGCGAATGGTTGTGCCTGGCTCGACGCTTGTAGCCCTCGGGTTTCAGACTATTCTGTCGAGCTTCTTTGTCAGCATTCTGGGTATGCGGAGAAGATAA
- a CDS encoding secretin N-terminal domain-containing protein, whose protein sequence is MLTLFGCASLTAVDPRRGDQFMASGSWEEAMTAYQLALKDDPFNASLQHKFELARERTAAKYEEQGRTYLKERQIEPAVEAFKRALTLEPMNRAHQDGLTEGLRLKEARDRVREAEKLVQLGRREDAFQAYTHAAELDPASDKASEGISRLSEQEEADKRDDPLAQPVTLKFKGAGLKEVLESLAKIGGMNIVFDKDVRNDPVSIAIEATPFDEALELILNSNSLFSRRVGPQMLLISPNTKQKQEQYQDLMIRTFYLSHTKAKDMLALLRTMLDTKRLHANEQINTIVIRDTPEKVELAERIITANDREEPEVIFDVEVLEVNRTKAEKYGLTFPKQAGMAIVPPGFTGSIAGDLAQQFTYRQLTSLGQDSFLFKLPTNIVLDFFKSVTDAKTLASPKLRVVNNRKGEVNIGDKQPILLSTTNVLPGQATTGAVPTTSTVTSVEFRDTGVKLTVEPSIRLSHDLSLKMKIEVIRIGDKVLLQASPPIEQFRFGNRSAETTLSMKDGETIVLAGLIQEEDRKVRVTVPWLGDLPVIGNFFSSFQTERVTTEVILTITPRILDPAHVPGLHNQVFWSGTDSIYTTKPMFSSAARRTSLRMDLPGDPTRPAVPLEEGARPSVAPPSTGTAAQEPSRTGIRVKDVTARVGEDIRLSLVGQDVKAAASESVKILFDPAILTLRLIQESQAFKNRGGSVLLDDSSPGEAGMVAVKVLPPSKAGTAAGEVALLTFAAKAAGVSSVQVEWPSAGAAERMAIVRVR, encoded by the coding sequence ATGCTGACCCTGTTCGGCTGCGCGTCGCTGACGGCGGTCGATCCGCGGCGCGGCGACCAGTTCATGGCCTCCGGCAGTTGGGAAGAGGCCATGACCGCCTATCAACTTGCGCTCAAGGACGATCCGTTCAATGCCTCGCTCCAGCACAAATTTGAGCTGGCGCGGGAGCGCACCGCGGCGAAGTATGAAGAGCAGGGCCGGACCTATTTGAAGGAGCGGCAGATTGAACCGGCGGTCGAGGCGTTCAAGCGCGCGCTGACGCTCGAGCCCATGAACCGCGCGCACCAGGACGGGTTGACCGAAGGATTGCGGCTCAAGGAAGCCAGAGACCGGGTGCGCGAAGCGGAGAAGCTGGTCCAGCTCGGCCGGAGAGAGGATGCCTTCCAGGCCTATACGCACGCGGCCGAGTTGGACCCGGCTTCGGATAAGGCCTCGGAAGGCATCTCCCGGCTCAGCGAACAGGAGGAAGCGGACAAGCGGGATGATCCCCTGGCGCAACCGGTGACGCTTAAGTTCAAGGGCGCGGGGCTGAAGGAGGTGCTGGAAAGTCTCGCGAAGATCGGCGGCATGAACATCGTGTTCGACAAGGACGTGCGCAACGATCCGGTCAGCATCGCCATCGAAGCCACGCCGTTCGACGAAGCCTTGGAGCTGATCCTGAACAGCAACAGCCTCTTCTCGCGCCGCGTCGGCCCGCAGATGTTGCTGATCAGCCCGAATACGAAGCAGAAGCAGGAACAATATCAGGATCTCATGATCCGGACCTTCTACCTGTCCCACACGAAGGCCAAGGACATGCTGGCGCTGCTCAGGACCATGCTGGACACGAAGCGCCTCCATGCCAACGAGCAGATCAACACCATCGTGATCCGCGACACCCCGGAGAAGGTGGAGCTGGCCGAGCGCATCATCACCGCCAACGACCGCGAAGAGCCGGAGGTCATCTTCGATGTCGAGGTGCTGGAGGTCAATCGGACCAAGGCGGAAAAGTACGGGCTCACGTTTCCCAAGCAGGCGGGCATGGCGATCGTCCCGCCGGGCTTCACCGGGTCGATCGCGGGGGACTTGGCCCAGCAGTTCACCTACCGGCAACTGACGAGCCTCGGGCAGGACAGCTTCCTGTTCAAGCTGCCGACGAACATCGTCCTGGATTTCTTCAAGTCGGTGACGGACGCCAAGACGCTCGCCTCGCCCAAGCTGCGCGTGGTCAACAACCGCAAGGGCGAGGTCAACATCGGCGACAAGCAGCCGATTCTCCTGTCCACGACGAACGTGCTGCCCGGCCAGGCCACGACCGGCGCGGTGCCGACGACCTCGACCGTCACCTCGGTGGAATTCCGCGATACCGGCGTCAAGCTGACCGTCGAGCCGTCGATCCGGCTCTCGCACGACCTCTCCTTGAAGATGAAGATCGAGGTCATCCGGATCGGCGACAAGGTGTTGCTCCAGGCCTCGCCGCCGATCGAGCAGTTTCGGTTCGGCAATCGAAGCGCCGAGACGACCTTGAGCATGAAGGACGGCGAAACGATCGTGCTGGCCGGGCTGATTCAGGAGGAAGACCGAAAGGTGCGCGTGACCGTTCCCTGGCTGGGGGACCTGCCGGTCATCGGCAACTTCTTCAGTTCCTTCCAAACCGAGCGCGTGACCACGGAGGTGATTCTCACGATCACCCCGCGCATTCTCGATCCGGCGCACGTGCCGGGCCTGCACAACCAGGTGTTCTGGTCCGGCACCGACAGCATCTACACGACCAAACCGATGTTTTCTTCGGCGGCCCGCAGGACCTCCCTGCGGATGGATCTGCCGGGCGACCCCACGCGGCCGGCGGTCCCGCTCGAGGAGGGGGCGCGGCCGAGCGTCGCGCCGCCGTCCACCGGGACGGCGGCGCAGGAGCCGTCGCGGACCGGAATCAGGGTGAAGGATGTGACGGCGCGCGTGGGCGAGGATATTCGGTTGAGTCTGGTGGGACAGGACGTCAAGGCGGCGGCGTCGGAATCGGTCAAGATCCTCTTCGACCCGGCCATCCTGACCTTGCGGCTCATTCAGGAGTCGCAGGCGTTCAAGAACCGGGGAGGCTCGGTCTTGCTGGATGATTCGTCGCCCGGAGAAGCCGGGATGGTGGCGGTCAAAGTCTTGCCGCCGTCCAAGGCCGGAACGGCCGCGGGCGAGGTCGCGCTGTTGACGTTCGCGGCCAAGGCCGCGGGCGTGTCCTCGGTGCAGGTCGAATGGCCGTCGGCGGGGGCCGCCGAACGCATGGCCATCGTCCGGGTGCGATGA
- a CDS encoding class I SAM-dependent methyltransferase: MHTDPRKEDFDDYSEDYDRALAEGLSVAGENKEYFATGRIQWLRGRLDELRERSDRVLDFGCGDGSASELILKYLGARETIGVDTSSRMVALGRRKYGSDCSRFFHMNEYRPNADVDLVYSNGVFHHIAPSERPQALDYVYRCLRAGGLFALWENNPWNPGTRYVMSRIPFDRDAIPLTPRESRVSVQAAGFEIVYSDFLFLFPHALRFLRWLEPFVSRYPFGAQYLILCRRPS; the protein is encoded by the coding sequence ATGCACACTGATCCGCGCAAAGAGGACTTCGACGACTATAGCGAGGACTATGACCGAGCGCTGGCTGAAGGTTTATCGGTGGCGGGAGAGAACAAGGAGTATTTTGCAACCGGACGAATTCAGTGGCTAAGAGGGCGGTTGGATGAATTAAGGGAACGTTCAGATAGGGTTCTTGATTTTGGTTGTGGTGATGGCTCTGCGTCAGAGTTGATTTTAAAGTATCTCGGAGCCAGAGAGACTATCGGCGTGGATACCTCCTCCCGTATGGTGGCTCTTGGCCGAAGGAAGTACGGGAGCGACTGCTCACGCTTCTTCCACATGAACGAGTATAGGCCAAACGCAGACGTGGACTTGGTCTATTCAAATGGAGTCTTTCATCATATTGCACCGTCCGAGCGGCCTCAAGCGCTCGACTATGTCTATCGGTGCTTGCGGGCTGGAGGACTGTTTGCTCTTTGGGAAAATAATCCATGGAATCCGGGCACGCGCTATGTGATGAGCCGGATTCCGTTTGATCGAGATGCCATTCCCCTTACCCCCCGCGAGTCGCGGGTGTCAGTGCAGGCTGCTGGATTTGAGATAGTCTATTCAGACTTTTTATTTCTCTTCCCGCATGCGCTCCGGTTTCTCAGATGGCTTGAACCGTTTGTCTCGCGGTACCCATTCGGTGCCCAGTACCTTATTCTTTGCAGAAGGCCATCTTAG
- the asnB gene encoding asparagine synthase (glutamine-hydrolyzing): MCGIVGSVQPKVEGVDQSLVRRMCGLITRRGPDDDGFYFGDRIGLGMRRLSIIDLHAGKQPIHNEDKTVWVVFNGEIYNYRELRRDLEKRGHRLLTASDTECLVHLYEDFGEELVSHLRGMFTFAIWDDRQKKLLLGRDRLGIKPCYYWQHKGALYFGSELKCLLAIEGLERSINLPALSDYLTFKYVPGPQTIYEGIRELPPAHIGLWSDGSFHVKRYWQLKPPSGEPRSLDYYAEGLLHELEEAVRLHLVSEVPLGAFLSGGIDSSAIVALMSRAGQGKVKTFTIGFEDGQVGVDERPFARTIATQYGTDHSEYVYEDPQRQVGDMLPAIMQSFDEPFADSSAIPNYMIAEAARKYVTVALSGTGGDELFAGYERYRGALAAERYRHIPRAVRQGLLSPLINRLPEFRAAGPWVDRLKRFTQGVDLPLPERYQRFLAAFDEDEKTQLFNKEVLNCLKRERHQATPLAMDQVPASDDPLEWMLRADLHTYLPDDELRKTDRLSMWHSLEVRVPFLDHKVVEFAAGIPAKYKLHGMTKKYVLIQALDGIIPKHILGRRKQGFSIPLSDWLRGPLRDFVRDHLSVAAISRAGYFDAAAVETLLDQHDRQTHNHEIKIWTLLVFMVWHGLYVNR, translated from the coding sequence ATGTGCGGTATTGTCGGATCTGTACAACCGAAGGTGGAAGGGGTCGATCAATCGCTGGTCCGCCGGATGTGCGGATTGATCACGCGGCGCGGCCCGGACGACGACGGGTTCTATTTCGGAGATCGGATCGGGTTGGGGATGCGCCGCCTCTCGATTATCGATCTGCATGCCGGCAAGCAGCCGATTCACAATGAGGACAAGACGGTCTGGGTGGTCTTCAACGGAGAGATCTACAACTACCGGGAGCTACGCCGTGATCTTGAGAAGCGGGGCCACCGGCTGCTCACGGCCTCGGATACCGAATGCCTCGTCCATCTCTACGAGGATTTTGGGGAGGAACTGGTCTCCCATCTGCGGGGCATGTTCACGTTTGCGATCTGGGATGATCGGCAGAAGAAACTCTTGCTGGGACGGGACCGTTTGGGCATCAAACCCTGCTATTACTGGCAGCATAAGGGGGCGCTGTACTTCGGTTCGGAACTCAAATGCCTGCTCGCCATTGAAGGACTGGAACGGAGCATCAACCTGCCAGCTCTCTCGGATTATCTGACGTTCAAATACGTGCCTGGTCCGCAGACGATCTATGAAGGCATTCGCGAGTTGCCGCCGGCCCACATCGGCCTGTGGAGCGACGGATCCTTTCACGTCAAGCGGTACTGGCAACTCAAGCCGCCATCCGGCGAACCCCGGTCGCTCGACTACTATGCCGAGGGGCTGCTGCACGAACTTGAGGAAGCGGTCCGGCTCCATCTGGTCAGCGAGGTTCCGCTGGGGGCGTTCCTTAGCGGCGGCATCGATTCCAGCGCGATCGTCGCGCTGATGTCTCGGGCTGGGCAGGGCAAGGTGAAGACCTTTACGATCGGATTCGAGGACGGGCAGGTGGGGGTCGATGAACGGCCCTTTGCAAGGACCATTGCCACTCAGTACGGCACCGACCATTCCGAATATGTCTATGAAGACCCGCAACGGCAGGTTGGAGACATGTTGCCGGCGATCATGCAGTCGTTTGACGAACCCTTCGCCGATTCATCGGCCATTCCCAATTACATGATTGCCGAAGCCGCGCGGAAATATGTGACCGTCGCCTTGTCAGGTACGGGCGGCGATGAGCTCTTCGCGGGCTATGAGCGGTATCGTGGGGCCTTGGCGGCGGAACGGTACCGGCACATTCCGCGCGCTGTGCGGCAGGGCCTGCTGAGTCCCCTCATCAATAGGCTTCCCGAGTTCCGGGCTGCGGGCCCCTGGGTCGATCGGCTGAAGCGGTTTACTCAAGGGGTAGACCTTCCATTGCCTGAGCGGTATCAGCGGTTCCTGGCGGCGTTTGATGAGGATGAGAAGACCCAACTCTTCAACAAAGAGGTGCTGAACTGTCTCAAGCGAGAGAGGCATCAGGCGACCCCGCTGGCGATGGACCAGGTGCCGGCGTCCGACGATCCGTTGGAGTGGATGCTTCGCGCGGACCTGCACACCTATCTCCCGGATGATGAGTTGCGGAAGACTGATCGGCTGAGCATGTGGCATTCGCTCGAGGTGCGGGTGCCGTTTTTGGATCACAAGGTCGTCGAGTTTGCGGCGGGGATTCCGGCCAAGTACAAGTTGCATGGCATGACGAAGAAGTATGTGTTGATCCAGGCCCTGGACGGCATCATTCCGAAACACATCTTGGGACGTAGAAAACAGGGGTTCTCAATTCCGCTGAGCGACTGGCTGCGGGGACCGCTGCGGGATTTTGTTCGAGACCATCTCTCTGTTGCTGCAATTTCGAGGGCAGGATACTTTGATGCGGCCGCCGTCGAAACGCTATTGGATCAGCATGATCGCCAAACGCACAACCATGAAATAAAGATCTGGACCCTGTTGGTCTTCATGGTGTGGCATGGGTTGTACGTGAATCGGTGA